GGCAATCCGGGCAGCGCTTGCATCAGCGGCTCAGTCAGTTGGTGGGCAGTTGGCGAAGCGACAGCGACGACCCCAACTTGCTGGAAGCACTGGCCTCGCCTGCAACCACCGAGCCCGCCGCCGCCTCAGCACCTGACACCACACAGGCCCCCGATGCGCCGCCGGGGCAGGCGCCGTCAGACGAACCAGGCCAGTGGCCCGCAATCGCTGCTTGGGGGCTGGACCATTTGCACCGCACATTGCTGAGCGCCCTGCCCTCAGAGCCTGCGCCCAGTGCCGAAGCCGCAAGACGCCTCAGTGAGGCCATCACGCCGTTGTCGACACGCACCGACGACAGCACAGTGCCTGCGGCACAACAGGCGCTGGCGCAGGAGCTGGCACAAGCCTGCGAAAACGCACGGCAGGTGATCGAGCACCGACACCACCTGCACGAGCGGCTGACCGAACTGGTTCACGCCCTGACCGACAGCCTGAGCGACCTGGCCGAAGACGACTCTTGGGTACAAGGGCAGTGCGTGGCCATGCGGCACCAATTGGACGATGGCCTGCACCACCGAGGTGTGCGCCACGTTCAGCAACTGCTGGACGACACGCGAGCCCGTCAGCGACAGCTCAAACAAGAGCGGGCACAAGCGCGTGACGCCCTGAAGGCGTTGATCCACACCATGCTTCAGGAGCTGGCCGAGTTGGGCAACACCACCGACCGATTCCAGGACAACCTGGGCCGGTATGCCGACACCATCGGTCAGGCCGACAGCCTGGAGAGCCTGACGGGCGTGGTGCGCGAGATGGTGCAAGAAAGCAGAGCCGTGCAGTCGGTCGTGTCACAGGCCCAGCACCGCCTGCACCAAGAGCATGAGCGCGCCACAGCACTCACCGAGCGCGTGCGCGAACTGGAAGACGAAATACGCAAGCTCTCCGACGAGGTGTCGACCGATCCATTGACCCAGATCGCCAACCGACGGGGCATGATGCGGGCCTTCGAGGCCGAGCAGGCACGTGCAGACCGCCAGGACAGCCCCCTGGCCATTGGTCTGCTGGACGTGGACAACTTCAAGAAGCTCAACGACAGCCTGGGGCACCAGACCGGCGATGAGGCCCTGAAGTTCCTGGCTCGGGAAGTCGGACAACGCCTGCGGCCGGTGGACGTGGTGGCCCGCTACGGCGGCGAAGAATTCGTCGTGATGCTGCCCGACACGCCTGCCGAGGAGGGGCAGCAGGTGCTGACCCGACTGCAACGGGCTTTGAGTGCCGAGTTCTTCACGCATGAAGACAAGAAAGTCTTCATCACCTTCTCTGCCGGCGTGACGCTGTACCGTCGAGGCGAGCCCATCGAAGCCGCGCTGGAACGGGCCGACGTGGCCTTGTACGAGGCCAAACGAACTGGCAAGAACCGAACCTGCCTGGCCTGAGTTCGTCGATCAACGCGGCCACAGGGCCTGCAGCACCGACGGCACCATGCCATGCAGATCGTCGGCCACCAGCCCCCGCCCCAGGCGCAAGGCTGCGTCGCCATGCACCCACACGGCCGCGGCCGCCGCCTCCCAAGCAGGCATGCCCTGCGCCAACAGGCCCACGACCAGCCCGGCCAGCACGTCCCCGGCACCGGCCGTGGCCAGCGTGGGCGAGGCATGGCGATTGACGCAAGCCCTGCCGTCGGGCGCCGCCACCACGGTGTCGGAGCCTTTGAGCACCACCACCGCCCCCATCTGGCGAGCCGCCCATCGTGCCCGATGCAAGCGGCCGCCATCACCCATTCGAATCGGCCCCCAGAGACGGGCGAACTCGCCGTCATGAGGGGTCAGCACCACCTCACGCGCGGGCCATTGCTGGATGGCCTGGGCCAGCATGTCGGGCGCATCCTGCCAGGCCGTGAGCGCATCGGCATCCAGCACCACCTGACGCTGGCTGTGCAAGGCCGACGCCACCAGCGCCCTCACACCGGGCATCCCCAGGCCCGCACCAGCGCCTGGCCCCACCAGCACGGCCCGGTGCCGCGCGTCGTGGAGCAAGCAGGTCAGGCCCTCCGCCATGGCGTCGGCGTCGTCGTCAGGCACGCCGTGCACCATGATGCTGTCCAGCGCCGCAGCATGAACGGGCCAGGCGGCCAGTGGCACGCACAGGGTGGTCAAACCCGCGCCGATGCGTGCGGCCGCGCGGGCTGACAACCTGGCCGCGCCCGGCATGCGGGCCCCACCCCACACCACGGCATGCCCGCGGTCGTACTTGTGCCCCGCCTCGCCCAAGGCCGGCCAGCAGTGCCGCCACAGGTCAGGGTGGTTGTCCCAGGCCTGTACCACGCCCTCGGGCACGGCGTCCGGTTGAATGCCGATGTCTGCCACCACCACCTCGCCGCAGTACCCCCTGGAAGGCATGAGCACATGGGCGGGCTTCATGCGAAAAAACGTCACGGTCAAATCACAACGTGGCGCTCCGCCGACCTCGCCAGAGTCGCCCCACACACCACTGGGCACATCCACCGCCACCATCGCACAAGCATGCATCCTGGCTTGCTGAAGCATGCCTGCCACAGGCGCATCCAGCGTGCGGCTCAGCCCCGCCCCGAACAGCGCATCCACCACCAGACCCTCGTCGGCCTGAAAACCTGTCCAGGCCTCGGCGCCTTGCTGCAAATGGTTCTCTGCGTCCAGCACCGTCACGGGCCCAGACCATTGGTGGCTGACCACGGCAGCATCGCCCTGCAATGACGATCGGGGCACCAGCGACACCACGGTCACCGGCCAACCGCAGGACTGCAGACGCTGCGCCACCACCCAGCCATCGCCACCGTTGTTGCCGGGCCCGCACAGCACACACACCGGACGCGGGGCCCAACGGTGCATGATCGCTCGGGCCACGGCCTGTCCCGCAGCCTCCATCAGCATCAAACCTGAACGCCCCGACGCCATGCTGGCCTGATCCGCCTGGCGCATCTGCGTGACCGTCAACAGGGCATGTTCATCCAACATCCGTTCATCCTCTTTGGATCGATGAGCAAGACAGTGTGCACTCAGATGCCCTCATCGTGACGAACTCACGCTCAACGCGGCCCATGTTTGATCTGCGACGTGCACAGGCCTCGCGCTGGTGGCACACTGCAATGGCGTTGAGTGAAGTGATCACTGCAACGCAGGAGTGCCGGGTGACGGCCTCAACAGGGTGTACAGCGCATGCGGTCAGCACGCGCAGGCATGGGGATCGTGCCACACCCGCCATCGGTGAGATGGCACCGCTCCTTGAGGGCGGACAGATGGTGCAGGCCCCTCGCACCATCAGGTGTGCCGGTGAGGTACACCGCCCACAACCCCACGACCCTTGCGGCGTGGGGTTTTTTATTGGCCAGAAGCCAAACAACCAGCGCAGCCCAAAAAAAAGCTGCCCCGAAGGGCAGCTCGTTGAGCAGGCGTGAGGGTCCGGGTTCAGGCGCGGCGACGGCGGGCCGCCAAGGCCAGGCCAACCAACCCCAGGCCCATCAAGGCGTAGGTGGAAGGCTCAGGGATGGCGGGTGTCACAGGCGCAAAACCCACGCCGGCCAGAAAGTAGTCTTCGCCGCTGAGCTTGTGGGCATAACCGAACGTGAACGTGGTGCCCGTCAGGGCCAGGCTCACAGGCAGGCCAAAGTTGGTACCAAACGAAAACTCCTGCTTGGAGCCACCGTCCACCGACACGGTGAACCCGTCGATCTTGTCGAGTTCTTTCAGGGTGTTGGTGCGGTCATCCGCGAAGAAATACAGCTGGCTCAGGTTCACGGCAGAAGCAAAGCTGAGCGTCAGCGTTTCCTTGCTGGTGTCGAGCGAATAGTTGCTGTCGTCGACCTTGAAAGCACCGTTCTTTGTGTAGCCCTCGACCACACCCAGACCGGTGGTGCCACCACCCTGGAACACATAGGCGCCCGGATGCGACTCACCATCGCCGGCAGTCACGGTCAACTCACCAGCAGTGGTGTTGAACTTCAGCGAGGCACCGCACACACCCACCACATCGGTGCGGGGGTCTTCACACGAGGCGCCACCAGCACCCACGACCATGCTGCTGGGCAGCGAGGTCAGGTTGGAGGTGGTGAACATGAGCGTGTCAGCCGAGGCCGACGAAGCCAGCACGAACGACAAGCCAGCGGCTGCGGCGATGGAAGAAACGGTGCGCTTCATGGTGGGTTCCTGATGTTGGGACAGAGCGTGTGCTCGATTGGTTCCCATGGTAGCCGCCATGTGTGACAGCATGTGACACCAAGCCCCCCGCGTTCAGGTGGCCAAGGCACCGCATATTGAACGAATTCATGATTTTCGTCACGGATGCCGCCGTGGCCACCTTGGACCAGGTGGCGGGTGCGGTGAGATTCGAACTCACGGAACGCGCAAACGTTCGCCGGTTTTCAAGACCGGTGCCTTAAACCGCTCGGCCACACACCCTCAACTGCCCATTCTATCGCGAGCTCACACCCCAGGCTTCATGGCCTGAGGGCATGGCACCTGCACAACACTCACCCGGCCTTCGCCGTCCAGGCTGGCGGCCGTCAGGCTTCCACCCCACACGCAACCCGTGTCCAGGGCCAGCAGGTCCGTTCGTTGGATCAAGCCCAGCGTGGACCAGTGCCCAAAGGCGATCGGGGTGCCCGCCGTGCAGCGGCCCGGCACATCAAACCATGGCATGTATCCCTCGGGGGCCCCTCCCGCGCCCTCCTTGGTGGCGAACTCCATGCGTCCTTGCGCATCGCAAAAACGCAGTCGCGTCAAGGCGTTGATGATGCAGCGGCGGCGGTCATCGCCTTGCAAGGTGTCGTGCCACTGCTCGGGTGTGTTGCCGTACATGGTCTGGAGGTGGCGGGGCCAGTCCGGGGCTTGCAGCACCTGCTCCACCTCCGCCGCCAGGCTCAGCGTTTGCTGGCAGGTCCATTGAGGCAGCACCCCGGCGTGCACCATCAGCCAACCTCGATCCCAGGCCGCCAGCGGCCGGTGGCGCAACCAGTCCAGCCAGTCGTCGCGGTCAGGCGCCTCCAGGATGGGCATCAGCGTGTCGCTGCGGTGCGGCGCGCGGATGCCGCACGACACGGCCAGCAAGTGCAGATCATGGTTGCCCAGCAAGCAGGTGGCGCTGCCCTCCAGCTGGCGCAGCAAACGCAGCACCCCCAGAGAATCCGGCCCCCGGTTGACCAGATCACCCAGCACATGCACGTGATCACGCGACGGCGAAAAGCCCAGGCGGTCCAGCAGGGCCTGCAGGGGCGCACAACAGCCCTGCACATCGCCGATCAGGTAGTTCATGGGGTGGTCTCCAAACGGTCAGGCACCGGCACTCAAGGCACCGAACGATCGACTGAGCACGAGGCTGGCTTGTCGCGCCAGGGCGTCGGCCTCGGTCTGGTCTGCCGCCATGGCAATCATCTGCACGGCCTCGATCAGGGTGGCCAGCATCAGGCGGGTCAGCACGGTGCTGGACACCTGCGCTTTCATCTCGGGCGTGATCAAGCGAGACACCAGGGCCTCCATCAGCCCCAGGCCGTGCCGCATGTCGATGTCCCGGCACAAGGCCGGGCCCAGCACTGCGGGCCCCTCCAGGAACAGCACCCGGCTGTACGAGGGGTCTGGCGCCAGGGCCAGAAAAACGGCGATCGCATCGCCCACGGCGCCTGAGGCCATCAAGGGGTGTTGCACCAGTTGATGAACCAGGGACGACGACAAATGCTCGTAGGTGGCCTCGAACAACGCGCGCTTGTCCTTGAAGTGATGATAAACCGCGCCCTTGGTGGACCCGGCATCGGCCGCCACATCGTCCAGGCTGGTGCCGACATAGCCGTGCGCCGCAAACCGCAACGCCGCCGCCGTGACCAGCGCCTGGCGCGTGGCTTCTGCATGCTGCTCTCTCAAGCCGCCACGGCGTGTGCCCTCTTTGGGCGCGGGCGCGCGCCCTCCTTCCGCACCTGCAGAATGGTTTTGATTGAACGTCTTGCGTTTCATGGGCACTTTTGACATACTATCAGTATCAAACATTCCACCGGTACGATAAAGGCCTGCACCCCATGCCCACCAACCACCACCGTGTCGATCACATCATCGTGGGCGGCGGCTCGGCCGGCTGCGTGCTGGCCAAGCGTCTGAGCGACAACCCTCATGTGCAAGTGTGCCTGCTCGAAGCGGGGCCGGACGACTGGCACCCAACGATCCACGTGCCCATGGGCATGCTGTGGCTGATGCGCAGCAAACGGCTGAACTGGCAGTTTCACACCCACGCCGAGGCCGGCTTGGCCCAACGGCAGTTGTTCTGGCCACGCGGCAGGATGCTGGGGGGCTCCAGTGGCATGAACGCCATGCTGTACACGCGTGGCCACCGGCAGGACTACGACCACTGGGCGTCGCTGGGCAACCCGGGCTGGGCCTACGACGATGTGCTGCCCTGGTTCCGCCAGTCACAACAGCAGGCCCGAGGGGGCAATGCCTTTCACGGCGCCGAGGGCGAATTGCACGTGATGGACCAGGCCCAACCTCACCCGCTGACACAGACCTTCGTGCAGGCCGGCATGGCGGTGGGACACCCCTTCAATGACGACTTCAATGGCCCCGAGCAAGAAGGGGTGGGGTTTTATCAGGTCACCCAACGGCGCGGCCGCCGCTGCAGCACCGCCAAGGCCTTTCTGACACCGGACGTGCGACAACGGCCCAACCTGCGCATCATCACGGGCGCACACGTCACGCGGGTTCAATTGTCCGGTCACCAGGCGGTGGCGGTGGACTATCTGCATCGGGGGCAGGCCTGCACCCTGCACGCCGATGGCGAGATCATCTTGTCGGCCGGCGCCGTGCAGTCGCCTCAGTTGCTGATGCTGTCAGGCATTGGCGATGCGCAACAATTGCGCCAACACGGCATCGAGTGTCTGCATCACCTGCCCGGCGTGGGGCAGAACCTGCAAGACCACCTGGACGTGACGCTCACGCACCGTTGCAATCGGCCGGTGTCGGCAGGCCTGACCTGGCGCAACTGGCTCAAAGGGCCATGGGATGCGCTGGTCTACGCGCTCAAAGGCACCGGCACGCTGGCCAGCAATGGCGCCGAAGGCGCCGGTTTCATCAAGTCGTCCCCCGACGAGCCCATTCCGGACCTGCAGTTGCACTTCATGCCCGCGGCCTTGCGCGACCATGGCAGGGACCTGCGTTTCCTGGCGCAAGAGGGCTACACCATGCACGTGTGCCAACTGCGCCCCAAGAGTCGAGGACGCATCAGCCTGCGATCGGCCAACCCCACCGACGCGCCCCTGATCGAGGCCAACTACCTGAGCCACCCTGACGATCTGCGCACCTTGGTCAAGGGCGTGCGGCGCGCCCGCGAGATCTTCGCGTCTGACGCATGGAATGGCCTGCGGGGCGATGAAATGGCCCCGGGCGCTCAGGTGGCCACCGATGAGGCCCTGGCCGCCTACATTCGCGAGCATGCAGAAACCATCTACCACCCGGTGGGCACCTGCAAAATGGGCCCCGACCCCATGGCCGTGGTGGACGCCCAACTGCGGGTGCACGGCATCAAGGGCCTGCGCGTGGCAGATGCATCCATCATGCCCACGCTGGTCGGCGCCAACACCAATGCGCCGGCCATCATGATCGGCGAACGCGCTGCGGCCTGGCTGCAAGGCGCGAGCGTGCTACGCTAAAGGTCTGCCAACCGATGGCCCGGCCCTGCCCGGCGCCGACCATGGACGTAGCGCTACTGATTTTCCTGATCCTGCTCAACGGGCTGTTTGCCATGTCGGAGATGGCCCTGGCGGCCAGCCGCAAGGCTCGGCTGCAAGTGCTGGTCGAAGCGGGTGATGAAGGTGCCCGCGCCGCCATGAACCTGCACGACAACCCGACGCAGTTCCTGTCCACGGTACAAATCGGCATCACCTCCATCGGGGTGCTCAACGGGATCGTTGGTGAAGCGGCCTTCTCCAAACCGCTGTCCACCTGGCTGCAAGCTCAGCTGTCGCTGCCCGAACCGGCCGCCGGCATCACGGCCACCGGCCTGGTGGTGATGATCATCACCTTCGTCACCATCATCTTTGGTGAGTTGGTGCCCAAGCGCGTGGGCCAGATGCATCCCGAGATGGTGGCACGCACCATCGCCAAGCCCATGACGTGGCTGTCGCTGTTCGCCAAGCCCTTTGTGCGCTTGCTGGCCGCCTCCACCGAAGGCATTTTGCGGGCGCTGGGCATCAAGGACAACGGCAACCGCAGCGTGACGGAAGAAGAAATCGCCGCCCAGCTGGAAGAAGGCCTGGACGCCGGGGTGATCGAAGCCCACGAGCACCAGATGGTGCGCAATGTGTTTCGCCTGGACGAGCGATTGATCAGCTCGATGATGATTCCGCGCAGCGACATCGCATGGCTGGACATCGAGGCCCCGCTGGCCGACAACCTGGCCACCATCGCCGAACACGGCTACTCGCGCTACCCCGTGTGCCGAGGCGGCCTGGACGACGTCATGGGCGTGGTGACCGCCCAGCAGTTGCTGCACCAGTTGACGCAAAGCCAGGTGCAGGATCTGGCCGTGGGCATGTTGCCGGCCGTGTTCGTGCCCGAAACGCTGTCGGGCATGGAGTTGCTGGAGCACTTCCGTGGCTCGGACACGCAAATGGTGTTCGTGGTCGACGAATACGGCGAAGTGCAAGGTGTGATCACCCTGCGCGACGTGCTGGAGGCCATCACGGGCGAGTTCACCCCCTCTGAGCCGGACGACGCATGGGCCGTGCAGCGCGAGGACGGCTCCTGGCTTGTGGATGGACTCATCCCGGCCACCGAGTTGAAGGACCGCCTGGAAATCAAGACCCTGCCAGATGAAGACCGCGGCCGCTACAACACCCTGGCCGGCATGATGATGCTGCTGCTGGGCCGCCTGCCGCAAATCACCGACACGGTGGAGTGGGACGGCTGGCGGTTCGAAATCGTCGACATGGACGGCAAACGGGTGGACAAGGTCATGGCCTCACGCCTGCCGCAAGACTGGCCTGCGCTGAGCCCCTGAGCCGATCGGCATGCCAATAGGGCTGCTCGTGCTGTCGCCAGCACAGGCCCTGAGGCTGATCACTGTGCCGCCAATACGCGCCGCAGTGGGGCGTGTCCAGCACGCGCGTCGCGCGGGCCGTCAAACGCTGGAGCACGGCGGGATGGGGATGCCCATAACGGTTGTGGCGCCCCACCTGGATGACCGCCTCTTGAGGCTCCACCAGGTCCAGGAAGGCCTCGGTGGAGGATGTGGCGCTGCCGTGGTGGGGCACGATCAACACCTCCGAGCGCAATCCGCTGGCACCCACAGACTCGATCAGCGCGGCCTCTTGTGCCGACTCGATGTCGCCCGTCAACAGCGCTGCGGGCCCCATGCCGTTAAGGGCCTGCACCCTCAGCACACACGAGCGCGCGTTGTCGCCCTCGCCCTCGCCCTCGCCCTCGCCCTCGCCCTCGCCCTCGCCCTCGCCCTCGCCCTCGCCCTCGCCCTCGCCCTCGCCCTCGCCCTGCACCTCATGCGCCTCAGCCGCCGGGTGCAGCCACTCGAATCGCACGCCATCCCACACCCAGAACCGTCCTGCCACGCAGGGAAGATGGTGTGGCACGTGCCCCTGGGCGTCAGGCCGATTCAGCAAGGCGTGCCCATCGGGCAATGACGATGACAGGGCGCGGATGGGCATGGCCTTCAACACCGATGCTGTGCCGCCGTGATGATCCAGATCGTCGTGGCTGATCACCATCAGATCAAGCGCATCGACGCCGAGCGCACGCAAGGCAGGCACCACCACCCGCTCACCCATGTCGCTCCCGGATGGGAACCGCACGCCGGCATCGAACAGCAGCTGGTGTCGAGCCGTCTGCACGACCACCGCCGTGCCCTGCCCCACATCGGCGGCCAACACCGCCCAGTGGCCGTGTGCGGGGGGCGGCAAGGTCCGCCACCCCGGAGGCAGCACGCACAAAGCCACCAGGGGTGGTGCCGCCCACCAGCGCCACCGCGCTGGCACCCGAAGAATGAACCAAGGGGCGGCCAACAGCGCCCAGGCCCCCAGCCACCCCGGAAACAAAGGCAGCCACCACTGCGCCCAATGTGGGGCAGAGGCCCAAGTCAGAACGACCCGCATCACTTCTACGGCCATGGCGGCCGCATCCCAGGCGGGCGCCCACAACACACCCAGCAGACTCAGAGGCACGATCAACAGGCCCACCCACGGGATGGCCAACAGGTTGACCGCCATGCCCACCAGCGAAATCGACTGAAAGCACATCAAGGCCACCGGCGCCAGCACCAGCGATGCGCGCCACTGCGTGGCCCACAATGACGCGGCCGGGGGCGACAACCACCGCCACAGGCGCATCGGCCAAGACGGGGTCGCCTGGGGCAAGGCGCTTGCCGCAACCGGCCCCTGGAGGGCATCGTGCAGGCCATCGGTGCTGGCCCGTGCGCTGAGCGCGTCCATGGCAGGCGCCATGATCATCATGGTGGCCACGGCCACGAACGACAGCCAGAAGCTGGCCTGCCACAGGGCCCACGGATCGATCACCAGCACCACCACCCCTGCGCAGGCCCACACCAATGGCCAGGGCCACCGCACGCCCCAGGTGCGCAGCGCCGTCACCGTGGCCATCATCCACACCGTGCGCTGCGCCGGGATGCCCCAGCCTGCCAGTGCCGCGTAGGCCAGTGCCGCACCCACGGCCATCCAGGCTGCGGCCAATGGCGCAGGCCACCACCGACAACAACCGGCAGACCGAGACCAAAGCCGGCGCCCCAGCCATCCCGCCAGCCAGCCCACCATCAGCACGTGGGGGCCACTGATGCTCACCAAATGGGCCACGCCCGTGCGCTGAAACACCAGCCAGTCTGCGCGCTCGATGGCGCTTTGATCGCCCACAGACAAGCCGGCCAACACACCCGCATTGCCGGCCTCAGGCACCCGCCGTTCAATGGCCTGGCGAATGGCCAGGCGCACGGCGTCGATGCCGCCGGCTTCGGTGTGCAGACAGACGGGTGCAGGCTCGGCCACGACCGTGCCCTGGGCCTGCACCCCTCGCGCAAACAATGACCTGGTCGGGTCCCAGCCGCCGGGGTTGTACATTCCGTCCAGCGGGCGCCAGCGAACCGTCAGCGCCCACACCTGGCCCGGGGCTGGCGCCGCCATCAGGCCGGTGTTGGCGTACAGCCGCAAACGCCCAGGCACGCCCTGGGCGCGGTGATCGGCGTCCAGCACCACGCCCTCGAACCGCCAGGTGCTGCCCAGACGGGCCGGCAAGTCAACCACTTTGACCACCAGGCGCTGCGCGTCCTGCGGCCATGCGCCGCCGGCCAGGTCTGCAAGCCGCGCCTGGGCACGCCAGCCGGTGCTGGCCCAGGCCATCAGCGCGATCGCCATGATCAGCCCCGCCTGGGCTGCGTACCCTGGCCGGTGCAGGCGCAGGCGCAGCGCGGCCACAAGGCCCATGACGCCCGCCAGCCCCATGCCCGCCACCGACCATGGTGCCGACACCGCCGCGTCAGACGACAGCTGCAAGGCCACACCGGCGGTCCACGCCATGGCCGCGAGCAGCCAAGCCTGCATGAACACCCCTGAATCGTTTAATGAATGAGGCCCAGTGTAGGATTGCCCTTGAAGCGCATGCGCCCCCTAGAGGGGGGCACCTGTCGCAAGACCATCCCCCGCTCTACGCCGCTGAATTTCGCCGCTGAACCTACGCCGCTGAACCATGTCGATCGAACAACGCCTCCAAGACCTGGGCATCACCCTGCCGCCCGTCGCCGTCCCCGCCGCCTCCTATGTGCCTTACACCCGCACCGGGCAGCTGGTGTTTCTGTCTGGACACATTGCCAAAAAAGACGGACAGGTCTGGACCGGCCAGTTGGGGCGCTCGATGACCACGGCCGAAGGCCAGCAAGCGGCCAGAGCGGTGGCCATCGACCTGCTGGGCACCCTGCATGTGGCGGCCGGAGGCCTCGACAAGGTGGTGCGCATCGTCAAGGTCATGAGCCTGGTCAACAGCAGCCCCGACTTCACCGAACACCACCTGGTCACCAACGGCTGCTCTGAATTGCTCGGCCAGGTGCTGGGTGACGTCGGCGTGCACGCGCGCAGCGCCTTTGGTGTGGCGCAACTGCCGCTGGGTTCGTGCGTCGAAATCGAGTTGATTGCCGAAGTACAAGGATGAGCCGCATGCGCCAACCCCGTCTGTGGATGGGCCTCCTGGGGGCAGCCTGCCTGGCTGGCGTCGGTCTGGCCCTGCTGGCCCAACATCGATGGGGCATGGAGCCCTGCCCCTGGTGCATCCTCCAGCGC
This genomic window from Aquabacterium sp. A3 contains:
- a CDS encoding GGDEF domain-containing protein; amino-acid sequence: MPAPHGAPPSKDTALSAPGTDLASSPAMLAKAALRRLAQARQEPTPENFRQAYEKEAQQAGVANAAASAATSPASASGAWSDEEAGSRWSTLIEQIVKGAERGGRQWTSARKKDSLQRVLQGSRQSGQRLHQRLSQLVGSWRSDSDDPNLLEALASPATTEPAAASAPDTTQAPDAPPGQAPSDEPGQWPAIAAWGLDHLHRTLLSALPSEPAPSAEAARRLSEAITPLSTRTDDSTVPAAQQALAQELAQACENARQVIEHRHHLHERLTELVHALTDSLSDLAEDDSWVQGQCVAMRHQLDDGLHHRGVRHVQQLLDDTRARQRQLKQERAQARDALKALIHTMLQELAELGNTTDRFQDNLGRYADTIGQADSLESLTGVVREMVQESRAVQSVVSQAQHRLHQEHERATALTERVRELEDEIRKLSDEVSTDPLTQIANRRGMMRAFEAEQARADRQDSPLAIGLLDVDNFKKLNDSLGHQTGDEALKFLAREVGQRLRPVDVVARYGGEEFVVMLPDTPAEEGQQVLTRLQRALSAEFFTHEDKKVFITFSAGVTLYRRGEPIEAALERADVALYEAKRTGKNRTCLA
- a CDS encoding NAD(P)H-hydrate dehydratase, with protein sequence MLDEHALLTVTQMRQADQASMASGRSGLMLMEAAGQAVARAIMHRWAPRPVCVLCGPGNNGGDGWVVAQRLQSCGWPVTVVSLVPRSSLQGDAAVVSHQWSGPVTVLDAENHLQQGAEAWTGFQADEGLVVDALFGAGLSRTLDAPVAGMLQQARMHACAMVAVDVPSGVWGDSGEVGGAPRCDLTVTFFRMKPAHVLMPSRGYCGEVVVADIGIQPDAVPEGVVQAWDNHPDLWRHCWPALGEAGHKYDRGHAVVWGGARMPGAARLSARAAARIGAGLTTLCVPLAAWPVHAAALDSIMVHGVPDDDADAMAEGLTCLLHDARHRAVLVGPGAGAGLGMPGVRALVASALHSQRQVVLDADALTAWQDAPDMLAQAIQQWPAREVVLTPHDGEFARLWGPIRMGDGGRLHRARWAARQMGAVVVLKGSDTVVAAPDGRACVNRHASPTLATAGAGDVLAGLVVGLLAQGMPAWEAAAAAVWVHGDAALRLGRGLVADDLHGMVPSVLQALWPR
- a CDS encoding PEP-CTERM sorting domain-containing protein: MKRTVSSIAAAAGLSFVLASSASADTLMFTTSNLTSLPSSMVVGAGGASCEDPRTDVVGVCGASLKFNTTAGELTVTAGDGESHPGAYVFQGGGTTGLGVVEGYTKNGAFKVDDSNYSLDTSKETLTLSFASAVNLSQLYFFADDRTNTLKELDKIDGFTVSVDGGSKQEFSFGTNFGLPVSLALTGTTFTFGYAHKLSGEDYFLAGVGFAPVTPAIPEPSTYALMGLGLVGLALAARRRRA
- a CDS encoding symmetrical bis(5'-nucleosyl)-tetraphosphatase, with protein sequence MNYLIGDVQGCCAPLQALLDRLGFSPSRDHVHVLGDLVNRGPDSLGVLRLLRQLEGSATCLLGNHDLHLLAVSCGIRAPHRSDTLMPILEAPDRDDWLDWLRHRPLAAWDRGWLMVHAGVLPQWTCQQTLSLAAEVEQVLQAPDWPRHLQTMYGNTPEQWHDTLQGDDRRRCIINALTRLRFCDAQGRMEFATKEGAGGAPEGYMPWFDVPGRCTAGTPIAFGHWSTLGLIQRTDLLALDTGCVWGGSLTAASLDGEGRVSVVQVPCPQAMKPGV
- a CDS encoding TetR/AcrR family transcriptional regulator, which codes for MKRKTFNQNHSAGAEGGRAPAPKEGTRRGGLREQHAEATRQALVTAAALRFAAHGYVGTSLDDVAADAGSTKGAVYHHFKDKRALFEATYEHLSSSLVHQLVQHPLMASGAVGDAIAVFLALAPDPSYSRVLFLEGPAVLGPALCRDIDMRHGLGLMEALVSRLITPEMKAQVSSTVLTRLMLATLIEAVQMIAMAADQTEADALARQASLVLSRSFGALSAGA
- a CDS encoding GMC family oxidoreductase; this translates as MPTNHHRVDHIIVGGGSAGCVLAKRLSDNPHVQVCLLEAGPDDWHPTIHVPMGMLWLMRSKRLNWQFHTHAEAGLAQRQLFWPRGRMLGGSSGMNAMLYTRGHRQDYDHWASLGNPGWAYDDVLPWFRQSQQQARGGNAFHGAEGELHVMDQAQPHPLTQTFVQAGMAVGHPFNDDFNGPEQEGVGFYQVTQRRGRRCSTAKAFLTPDVRQRPNLRIITGAHVTRVQLSGHQAVAVDYLHRGQACTLHADGEIILSAGAVQSPQLLMLSGIGDAQQLRQHGIECLHHLPGVGQNLQDHLDVTLTHRCNRPVSAGLTWRNWLKGPWDALVYALKGTGTLASNGAEGAGFIKSSPDEPIPDLQLHFMPAALRDHGRDLRFLAQEGYTMHVCQLRPKSRGRISLRSANPTDAPLIEANYLSHPDDLRTLVKGVRRAREIFASDAWNGLRGDEMAPGAQVATDEALAAYIREHAETIYHPVGTCKMGPDPMAVVDAQLRVHGIKGLRVADASIMPTLVGANTNAPAIMIGERAAAWLQGASVLR
- a CDS encoding hemolysin family protein translates to MDVALLIFLILLNGLFAMSEMALAASRKARLQVLVEAGDEGARAAMNLHDNPTQFLSTVQIGITSIGVLNGIVGEAAFSKPLSTWLQAQLSLPEPAAGITATGLVVMIITFVTIIFGELVPKRVGQMHPEMVARTIAKPMTWLSLFAKPFVRLLAASTEGILRALGIKDNGNRSVTEEEIAAQLEEGLDAGVIEAHEHQMVRNVFRLDERLISSMMIPRSDIAWLDIEAPLADNLATIAEHGYSRYPVCRGGLDDVMGVVTAQQLLHQLTQSQVQDLAVGMLPAVFVPETLSGMELLEHFRGSDTQMVFVVDEYGEVQGVITLRDVLEAITGEFTPSEPDDAWAVQREDGSWLVDGLIPATELKDRLEIKTLPDEDRGRYNTLAGMMMLLLGRLPQITDTVEWDGWRFEIVDMDGKRVDKVMASRLPQDWPALSP